The nucleotide window CTTGATCACCAAAACTTCGGACCTCCACTTCCACAAGTTTGGCTAATTCAGCGGCCAAATATTCAACATGCACTCCTGCGCCACCATAAACATGCGGAGGATATTCTTTTGTGTAAAATAGAACCTTCATATTAAAAGGCTTATAGTTTTTAGTTAATGTAAATTACTAATTTAAATCCAAATTTGTAATTGAAATCGCAATTATGAGTAGGCTTTTATGGGGATCTAATTTCGAATTTAGAAATTACTCTAGGATTAAATTATGATTAAATGCATATTATTTAGGCAGGAGTCTAGTTCCTAATAATTCCTTCAGGAAAACTAACTATGCTTTCAAAGCCATTATTTCCGACAGCAGCAACTCCAAAGAAGTAATTATCTATGACAATGCCTTCTAGGATAAATTGATCTACATCACCAACATAGCGACTATAGTCCCAAGTAGGTGAGGTTGTATCTCTCCAATAAATAATATATCCATTTGCATTATCAACTTTGTTCCATGCTAATCGAACATTTGGTTCTACCATGCCTCCAATTTTCACCTCTTTAGGTGCTGGTGGGGCAGAGGCAATACTCGCCAAATTAATGGCATTTACGGCGGTTAGCTTTTTTGCATAATCGAAATTTACATGTTCGAAAGTATCTCCATAGTTAATGCCGTTCTCCGTGCGAATATCTTGATGCTGTTGAGTATAATTTTCATGAGTTTCCATTATGCGAATCCCGGCAAAACCAACATCATTAAAAGGTCGATGATGACCGCCTCTCGCAAAACGGTCTAAACGATAAACCATCATGGGATTCATTTCTGGCATATAAGATTTGGTTGTTTTAAAAACGTACCTTGCCAATTGTCTAGAGATTCCATCTACTTCACCGCCATAAAATCTTCGTGCTCTTCGGCGTTCTTCAGATTCTGTGGGAGGTGTCGGTTCTGAAAATATTCTAAAAGAGCGATTATCAATTACGCCATCAACACCTTTTATATTCCCTATCATGTCATTATTAAGAATTCCAATGACATCCCAATTCTGTTCCAATGCGTATTCTGCCAATCCTTTTCCCCCATAGAGTCCTTGTTCTTCCCCTGCTAACCCAACATAAATGATGCTATTTTCAAACTTATATTTTGAAAGTACCCTTGCTGCTTCAATGGTGCCCGCCATACCCGAAGCATTATCATTTGCTCCTGGGGAATCTGAAGTAAAATTGGTAGGATCTGAAACACGGGAATCTATATCCCCGCTCATAATTATAAACCTATTTGGAAATTTTGTTCCTCTTTGAATTGCAACGACATTATTAATCCAAACATCTTTTACAATTCGTTGGTTATCACCCTTAGGAATAAAATTCTTCTGATAAAAAACTTCTAAACAGCCATTACAATTCGTAGATATAGATTCAAATTCACTCTTAATCCATCTGCGAGCTGCGCCAATGCCTCGGCTTTGGGAAATAGTATCGCTTAGAGTATGGCGAGTACCAAAATCGACTAAAGTTTTTATATCTTTTTTAATTCGGTCAGCTGATATGGCTTCAATAATCTGGTAGATTTTTACATCCTGTTGACCGTAGGAGTGGAAGCTGATAGTTAAAAAAACTGTCAGCCCAAGAGCATAAAAGTGTTTCATGTATTAATTGAATTTTGAAAGGAGTTCTCTTACTTCTTTAGAATCTTTAACATAGTATTTCGCAGCAGTTTTCTTTATCCCAACCTTGATGGTAGCTGCTTCATCAGGCATTTCTTCAAACATATATTCATCCGTCCAATCATCACCAATAGCCAGCATAAAGTCATATTCTTTTTCACCTAATAGACGAGAAGCGGCTCTACCCTTATTAACATTGGTGCTTTTTATTTCTATTACTTTATTACCTTC belongs to Aegicerativicinus sediminis and includes:
- a CDS encoding M28 family peptidase, yielding MKHFYALGLTVFLTISFHSYGQQDVKIYQIIEAISADRIKKDIKTLVDFGTRHTLSDTISQSRGIGAARRWIKSEFESISTNCNGCLEVFYQKNFIPKGDNQRIVKDVWINNVVAIQRGTKFPNRFIIMSGDIDSRVSDPTNFTSDSPGANDNASGMAGTIEAARVLSKYKFENSIIYVGLAGEEQGLYGGKGLAEYALEQNWDVIGILNNDMIGNIKGVDGVIDNRSFRIFSEPTPPTESEERRRARRFYGGEVDGISRQLARYVFKTTKSYMPEMNPMMVYRLDRFARGGHHRPFNDVGFAGIRIMETHENYTQQHQDIRTENGINYGDTFEHVNFDYAKKLTAVNAINLASIASAPPAPKEVKIGGMVEPNVRLAWNKVDNANGYIIYWRDTTSPTWDYSRYVGDVDQFILEGIVIDNYFFGVAAVGNNGFESIVSFPEGIIRN